In Chloracidobacterium sp., the following proteins share a genomic window:
- a CDS encoding NAD-dependent epimerase/dehydratase family protein, producing the protein MTISDNRFWLDRPVFVTGATGLLGSWLTRRLNDLGAKSVVLIRDWVPESELLQSGTSKSSTVIRGELTDLELLERVLNEYEIRTVFHAAAQTIVGTANRGPISTFESNIKGTWCLLEAARRSTLIEQVIVASSDKAYGAHDVLPYSEEAPLQGRHPYDVSKSCADLVAQSYAHTFHTPVCITRCGNLFGGGDLNWNRLIPGTIRSVIRGEAPIIRSDGTYIRDYFYVEDAASAYVSLAEKMAADGSITGHAFNFSNEVQLTVLEMTVKILNLLGRGDIEPIILGEAQNEIPHQYLSAEKARNVLGWRSAFSIEDGLARTIDWYRNFLSTIK; encoded by the coding sequence ATGACCATATCCGATAACCGATTTTGGCTTGACCGCCCCGTGTTCGTAACCGGAGCCACAGGGTTGCTCGGTAGTTGGTTGACACGCAGGCTAAATGATCTCGGCGCGAAGTCTGTCGTCCTGATCCGTGACTGGGTCCCTGAGTCTGAGTTGCTCCAGAGCGGCACAAGCAAGAGCTCCACCGTGATACGTGGGGAGCTCACGGATCTGGAACTACTGGAACGAGTTCTTAACGAGTACGAGATTCGGACAGTATTTCATGCCGCCGCGCAGACAATTGTTGGGACGGCGAACCGAGGCCCTATCTCGACTTTCGAATCGAACATCAAGGGTACATGGTGCTTACTGGAGGCGGCTCGCCGATCTACGTTGATCGAACAGGTCATCGTTGCATCGTCCGACAAGGCCTATGGGGCTCACGACGTGCTCCCATATTCGGAAGAAGCGCCGTTACAGGGCCGACACCCTTACGACGTCAGCAAATCATGTGCGGACCTTGTCGCACAGAGTTATGCTCACACATTTCATACGCCGGTCTGTATAACTCGGTGCGGCAATCTTTTCGGTGGTGGCGATCTCAATTGGAACAGATTGATCCCGGGCACGATTCGATCAGTAATTCGCGGTGAGGCTCCGATAATCCGGAGCGACGGAACCTATATCCGGGATTATTTTTATGTAGAGGATGCAGCGTCGGCGTATGTTAGTCTTGCGGAAAAAATGGCGGCCGACGGTTCGATTACCGGTCACGCGTTCAACTTCAGCAACGAGGTCCAGTTGACCGTCCTCGAAATGACGGTCAAGATCCTGAACCTATTGGGCCGCGGCGATATTGAACCAATTATCCTCGGAGAAGCTCAGAACGAAATTCCGCATCAGTATCTCAGCGCCGAGAAAGCCCGCAACGTGCTGGGCTGGCGCTCGGCCTTTTCTATCGAAGACGGCCTTGCGCGGACGATCGACTGGTACCGAAACTTTCTCTCAACGATCAAGTAG